The following coding sequences lie in one Prosthecobacter vanneervenii genomic window:
- a CDS encoding type II secretion system minor pseudopilin, protein MKTAHPLPSGSRRLATERGSALMLMIWAILVMSVTVMGVVQYISFSAEESKQAAYDFRALHLAESGLAVGLHPNTRRGDIVMKQKVGPDSGFDVVINYEGARIPINYITDERLREAIYNLFIYWQLNAEDAGIAADSLADWVDNDNTQRANGAEAEYYKSLGIYDAPRNQGFIRVEEMILVRGMDAVDRKKPDWREFFSIYGEGQIDLRTVFKDVLLAVTGASENDVRRFISERDGGDGIPGTEDDRRIRAPEAYQMLGLSGDRLNAVSGIVNDSDTTLRRITSIGWVGDKRAKIILVTRRDQTTGAVTYLGRIEE, encoded by the coding sequence ATGAAGACAGCCCATCCATTACCTTCAGGCAGCCGTCGCCTGGCCACCGAGCGGGGCTCTGCCCTCATGCTCATGATCTGGGCCATTCTCGTCATGTCCGTTACTGTCATGGGGGTGGTGCAGTACATTTCCTTCAGTGCGGAGGAGTCCAAACAGGCGGCGTATGATTTCCGCGCCCTCCATCTTGCAGAGAGCGGACTGGCCGTGGGCCTGCACCCGAATACACGGCGCGGGGACATTGTGATGAAGCAAAAAGTGGGGCCTGACAGCGGCTTTGATGTGGTGATCAACTACGAAGGCGCACGCATCCCCATCAACTACATCACCGACGAACGCCTGCGCGAGGCCATTTACAACCTCTTCATCTACTGGCAGCTCAATGCTGAAGACGCCGGCATCGCCGCAGACTCGCTGGCAGACTGGGTGGACAATGACAACACCCAGCGCGCCAACGGCGCCGAAGCCGAGTACTACAAGAGCCTGGGCATCTACGACGCGCCGCGCAACCAGGGCTTCATCCGCGTGGAGGAGATGATCCTCGTGCGTGGCATGGACGCCGTGGACCGCAAGAAGCCCGACTGGCGCGAGTTTTTCAGTATCTATGGCGAAGGCCAGATCGACCTCCGCACGGTCTTCAAGGACGTGCTGCTGGCCGTCACTGGAGCGTCAGAGAATGATGTGCGGCGCTTCATCAGCGAGCGCGATGGAGGAGACGGCATCCCCGGCACCGAGGACGACCGCCGCATCCGCGCACCCGAGGCTTACCAGATGCTGGGCCTGAGCGGAGACCGCCTCAATGCCGTGAGCGGAATCGTGAACGACAGTGACACCACCCTGCGCCGCATCACCAGCATCGGCTGGGTGGGGGACAAACGCGCCAAGATCATCCTCGTGACCCGGCGAGATCAGACCACCGGAGCTGTCACTTATCTCGGGAGGATCGAGGAATGA
- a CDS encoding pilus assembly FimT family protein, whose translation MKQACRSLKTSPDASAHPASRHCPFTPQRHAGFTLVEIVIALTIVAVLAAATVPMLKGFQDERLAREPITALLKLAREARMRAMKEKRPYQVAFHASGFTASRYFNPYLQLAELNEFLTAGESSTVVESTVEEGDKTDIDSGGNVKATELPLAPPPPKYDEHWSEKYELPKEVKYQIQHWYDAEPTLIEGEVVKLWVFQPSGVCQPLKIHVEGTSSVYDVEFAALTADIVKETVDFR comes from the coding sequence ATGAAGCAAGCATGCCGCAGCCTGAAGACCAGCCCTGACGCGAGCGCCCATCCTGCCTCCCGTCATTGCCCCTTCACGCCTCAGCGGCATGCCGGCTTCACCTTGGTGGAGATCGTCATCGCGCTGACCATTGTTGCGGTGCTGGCGGCTGCCACCGTTCCAATGCTGAAAGGTTTCCAGGACGAGCGCCTGGCGCGAGAGCCCATCACTGCGCTGCTCAAGCTGGCACGTGAGGCACGCATGCGCGCCATGAAGGAAAAGCGCCCCTATCAGGTGGCGTTTCATGCTTCGGGATTCACCGCCTCGCGTTATTTCAATCCCTACCTGCAGCTGGCGGAGCTGAACGAATTTCTCACCGCTGGGGAATCTTCCACCGTCGTGGAGAGCACGGTGGAAGAGGGGGACAAGACCGATATCGACAGCGGAGGAAATGTGAAGGCCACCGAACTGCCGCTGGCACCGCCGCCACCCAAGTATGACGAGCACTGGTCGGAAAAATACGAGCTGCCCAAAGAGGTGAAATACCAGATCCAGCACTGGTATGACGCCGAGCCCACCCTGATCGAGGGAGAGGTGGTGAAGCTCTGGGTCTTCCAGCCCAGCGGTGTCTGCCAGCCGCTGAAGATCCATGTGGAGGGCACCTCCTCCGTTTATGATGTCGAGTTTGCCGCACTCACCGCAGACATCGTGAAGGAAACCGTGGATTTCCGATGA
- a CDS encoding M20/M25/M40 family metallo-hydrolase, translating into MNISQLQASAEHHLHAALSLLRKLVAVNSFTSNAEGVDEVARLTAAAFAPLGFEAELVPCSTPGTGHHLFLTHRGAGGDPIVLVTHSDTVFPPEEEQQNDFKWDERPDEGRIYGPGTVDNKGGTALIWLILQMLREAAPEAFERTHWMVAANAAEEIIGDDFGRATAARCGGKARAVLVFEGGPKDERGWHIVTSRKGRSTWRLSAEGKAAHAGSKHHEGINSIDALAAVLPSVATLTNAAAERTVNIGLVHGGTVVNRVPHEAFAEWECRATEPAMLQQADDFFASLSGTAPNGAKLNAECTGYTAAWPGGSESLFQLWHEAAAQMDLTAISVPRGGLSDANHLWHLAPTLDGLGPYGNNAHCSERSPDGSKLPEYVEPGSFVPKAVMNALALLKLATTS; encoded by the coding sequence ATGAATATTTCCCAGCTTCAAGCCTCCGCCGAACACCATCTGCACGCAGCACTCAGTCTGCTACGCAAGCTGGTGGCTGTAAACAGCTTTACTTCCAACGCTGAAGGAGTGGACGAGGTGGCCCGCCTGACTGCGGCCGCCTTTGCACCACTCGGCTTTGAGGCGGAGCTGGTCCCGTGCAGCACGCCCGGCACCGGGCATCATCTCTTCCTCACCCATCGTGGCGCGGGTGGAGATCCCATCGTACTCGTCACACATTCAGACACCGTGTTTCCTCCAGAGGAAGAGCAGCAAAATGATTTCAAATGGGACGAGCGCCCCGATGAAGGCCGCATCTACGGCCCCGGCACGGTGGACAACAAAGGCGGCACCGCCTTGATCTGGCTCATCCTGCAGATGCTGCGTGAAGCCGCGCCCGAGGCCTTTGAGCGCACCCACTGGATGGTCGCTGCCAATGCCGCCGAGGAAATCATCGGCGACGATTTTGGCCGCGCCACTGCCGCGCGCTGTGGCGGCAAAGCACGGGCCGTGCTCGTCTTTGAAGGTGGCCCGAAAGATGAACGCGGCTGGCACATCGTCACTTCCCGCAAAGGCCGCAGTACTTGGCGGCTCAGCGCCGAAGGCAAGGCCGCACACGCCGGCAGCAAACACCACGAAGGCATCAATTCCATTGATGCCCTGGCAGCCGTTCTTCCATCCGTGGCCACGCTGACCAATGCAGCCGCAGAGCGCACGGTAAACATCGGCCTGGTCCACGGCGGCACGGTGGTCAACCGCGTGCCTCACGAGGCTTTTGCCGAATGGGAGTGCCGCGCCACCGAGCCCGCCATGCTGCAGCAGGCGGATGACTTTTTTGCCTCTCTCAGCGGCACCGCACCGAATGGTGCCAAACTGAACGCCGAGTGCACTGGATACACCGCAGCCTGGCCTGGGGGCAGCGAATCCCTCTTTCAGCTCTGGCATGAAGCGGCGGCGCAGATGGACCTCACCGCCATCTCCGTCCCTCGCGGTGGCCTCAGCGATGCCAATCACCTCTGGCATCTGGCTCCCACGCTCGACGGACTGGGCCCATACGGAAACAACGCCCACTGCTCCGAGCGCAGCCCCGATGGCAGCAAACTGCCCGAATATGTGGAGCCGGGCTCTTTTGTGCCAAAGGCGGTGATGAATGCCCTGGCGCTGCTGAAGCTGGCCACGACATCATGA
- a CDS encoding GspMb/PilO family protein: MALALTQREKKLLGACIGALVLMATFILLKQFLDRRTAVLARITSLENEKKDNSHWMSDREFWDKRSAWMEKNMPVTESLGTAQAKLLEEIQNVALDNQFQVQKQQLLPDAADSKANASVYREVAVEVRLRGDQTTLLSWLATLQSPEKFQAIKQLEMEIDSKAKEKTPQVVCNLVLARWFKPENGFQP, from the coding sequence ATGGCACTCGCCCTCACCCAACGTGAAAAGAAACTGCTCGGAGCCTGCATCGGCGCACTGGTGCTGATGGCCACATTCATCCTGCTCAAGCAGTTCCTGGACCGCCGCACGGCGGTATTGGCACGCATTACCTCGCTGGAGAATGAAAAAAAGGATAACAGCCACTGGATGAGTGACCGCGAGTTCTGGGACAAGCGCTCTGCCTGGATGGAGAAGAACATGCCCGTCACCGAAAGTCTGGGTACCGCGCAGGCCAAGCTGCTGGAGGAGATCCAGAACGTGGCGCTGGACAACCAGTTCCAGGTGCAGAAGCAGCAACTCCTGCCCGACGCGGCGGACAGCAAGGCCAATGCCAGTGTTTACCGTGAAGTGGCCGTGGAGGTGCGCCTGCGCGGAGATCAGACCACGCTGCTGAGCTGGCTGGCCACACTTCAGTCTCCAGAAAAGTTTCAGGCCATCAAGCAGCTGGAGATGGAGATCGACTCCAAGGCCAAGGAGAAGACACCGCAGGTGGTGTGCAACCTCGTACTGGCACGCTGGTTTAAACCCGAAAACGGATTCCAGCCATGA
- a CDS encoding PulJ/GspJ family protein produces the protein MFTSPHSPRLRGRAAFTLIEVVIGITILSMITAALFAIIRGSVRGASEIEHVQRESDSMNRFIELCRRTFATMPSTASLSLKIVQSSEPVIQELTISGSPDCFPFGSNPITRKDTILTLRPYPDQAADDNQKLLNYLSLSRDDLIPQTSEKKADFQPSMSGLYAPDTQGRYWMPLLPDVVSFKWRFYVEKEDTWYEEWSKSKWPDLIEGQLVMKNRTLPIRMVFSLPVLTIVAGRAPTNADNNNQSGNANFGANNNNNGQGGGRGGPGGPGGPGGPGGGRGGPGGPGGGPGGPPGGGRGGPGGFPGGPPPGGFPGGPPPGGGFPGGPPPGGGGGGGGGAPPP, from the coding sequence ATGTTTACAAGCCCTCACAGTCCTAGACTCAGAGGGCGCGCCGCCTTCACCCTGATCGAAGTCGTGATCGGCATCACGATCCTTTCCATGATCACAGCGGCTCTCTTTGCCATCATTCGCGGCTCCGTGCGCGGCGCCTCGGAGATCGAGCACGTGCAGCGAGAAAGCGATTCGATGAACCGCTTCATCGAGCTCTGCCGCCGCACCTTTGCCACGATGCCCAGCACGGCCTCTCTCTCACTCAAGATCGTGCAAAGCTCCGAGCCAGTGATCCAGGAGCTGACCATCAGCGGCTCACCCGACTGCTTTCCCTTTGGCAGCAATCCCATCACACGGAAGGACACCATCCTAACCCTGCGCCCCTACCCTGACCAGGCGGCAGATGACAACCAGAAGCTGCTGAATTACCTGAGCCTCTCCCGCGACGACCTCATCCCGCAGACCTCTGAAAAAAAGGCCGATTTCCAGCCCTCCATGAGCGGCCTCTACGCGCCAGACACCCAGGGCCGCTACTGGATGCCGCTGCTGCCGGATGTCGTGTCATTCAAATGGCGCTTCTACGTCGAGAAGGAAGACACCTGGTATGAGGAGTGGAGCAAGTCCAAGTGGCCCGATCTCATCGAGGGCCAGCTGGTCATGAAAAACCGTACGCTTCCCATACGCATGGTCTTCAGCCTGCCTGTCCTCACCATTGTGGCCGGACGGGCCCCGACCAACGCTGACAACAACAACCAGTCCGGGAACGCCAACTTCGGCGCTAACAACAATAACAACGGCCAAGGCGGCGGGCGTGGGGGCCCCGGAGGTCCTGGCGGTCCAGGTGGCCCCGGCGGAGGACGTGGCGGTCCTGGAGGACCAGGAGGCGGCCCCGGAGGTCCCCCCGGCGGTGGTCGTGGCGGTCCCGGAGGCTTCCCAGGTGGTCCACCCCCTGGAGGATTCCCCGGCGGCCCGCCTCCTGGCGGTGGATTTCCCGGCGGCCCCCCACCGGGCGGCGGAGGTGGCGGAGGAGGAGGTGCCCCACCACCATGA
- the gspG gene encoding type II secretion system major pseudopilin GspG, with product MKIRTPHHQHRSTAAFTLIEIVITLTIIAILASGSIYLLKGQIDSAKDTRVDSDIQAIGLALQSYESRALRMPTTEQGLMALVEKPTIEPVPENYRPFMEELPKDPWGSPYKYRFPAQKSKKPYDLWTAGPDGADGTDDDIGNWKKSAAK from the coding sequence ATGAAAATCCGCACACCGCATCATCAGCACCGCTCCACAGCCGCCTTCACGCTCATCGAAATCGTCATCACCCTGACGATCATCGCCATCCTGGCTTCCGGCTCGATCTACCTGCTCAAAGGCCAGATCGACTCTGCCAAGGACACCCGTGTGGACAGCGACATCCAGGCCATCGGTCTGGCGCTGCAGTCCTATGAGTCCCGCGCCCTCCGCATGCCCACCACCGAACAGGGTCTGATGGCGCTGGTGGAAAAGCCCACCATCGAGCCCGTGCCTGAAAACTACCGCCCCTTCATGGAGGAGCTGCCCAAGGACCCTTGGGGCTCCCCTTACAAGTACCGTTTCCCCGCCCAAAAGTCCAAGAAGCCCTACGACCTCTGGACCGCCGGCCCTGATGGCGCAGACGGCACAGACGACGACATCGGCAACTGGAAGAAATCAGCGGCCAAGTAA
- a CDS encoding secretin N-terminal domain-containing protein, whose amino-acid sequence MPRRLLALASSVLALSSVNGQTIVPPAPPPSPTPAPAAATPAASDTPAAAPAVAAPAPPPAAAAQAPDAAAAQPQPAGPGGPGGPGSGGFPPGGGRGFGGFRRGGFGGPGGGFGGDGGGPPGEAESFQITGDNVMMQFANNPVADLLAIYEKLTGYTLVKDTNIFEGATISLVTPKQVAKAEAIKLIEASLLANGYAVVADPGGKSAKILPARNQSANAVQFSHGVQFYTSAREIPDNESIVSYFMKLDFLDPEDAATMFSGHVGLGAYGRITPVTAPPGLLITESATVVKQLIGIREAIDLGDTGSALVTKFIPIKFADAAVIAQVIQATLTAQAQEKETKGVKTIRGTAASDGRDKSSGDNKQPSAPPVPGSTSSQSQNSQNPQPSTQVVADTRLNQILVVASPLDYTYVASLIAEFDKPLEATEPYERKLKYAAAIDVLSSLVDRLQEVNAGTIQLPGGGTIQQQRQQVLATNSAQLLGGRTTQGTRGGVIGNTGASAAGSDTASTAGGTTGSTTTTSSTGGSRADVVSGPTENNAPVSVLVGKSRIVADPMSNTIIVMGRQEEIAKVDALLDKLDRKPSQVYLATVIGELTLTDTLLTGVDYISSLTNKNFTASSITNRTDILGGTGGAGRAINDLRNNAITSAFGPASGLNLYGAAGSGLGVFLNALQTNNNFKVLSRPSIFALNNKKAVISSGRKVPYPASTVTNAANLNGTVTSTTSYLDVVLKLEVVPLINTDGEVTLTISQINDTLIGTQLIQPNLVPIIGTEQLVTSVTIPDRNTIVLGGLISEEKNLAQNGIPVLGKIPGLGKLFRTDNNSLTRKELIVFIQPQVVSDNGSIRETSLSEDIRTTSGSQAAQRFPQVPAPPVATPVEVPKKKKNFFQRIFSRNQGTDPNPEP is encoded by the coding sequence ATGCCTCGCCGTCTTCTTGCCCTTGCCTCCTCAGTCCTCGCTCTCAGCTCGGTGAATGGACAGACCATCGTCCCCCCCGCACCACCTCCTTCTCCAACGCCAGCTCCTGCCGCCGCAACGCCAGCGGCATCAGACACCCCTGCAGCAGCCCCTGCCGTGGCTGCTCCTGCACCACCGCCCGCTGCCGCAGCACAGGCTCCTGATGCTGCCGCAGCACAGCCACAGCCTGCAGGGCCTGGTGGCCCCGGAGGTCCCGGTAGCGGAGGATTCCCCCCTGGAGGAGGCCGTGGCTTTGGAGGTTTCCGTCGTGGTGGCTTCGGCGGTCCCGGAGGTGGTTTTGGCGGAGATGGCGGAGGCCCTCCCGGAGAAGCCGAGTCCTTCCAGATCACGGGAGACAATGTGATGATGCAGTTTGCCAACAACCCCGTGGCGGACCTGCTGGCCATCTACGAAAAGCTCACCGGCTACACGCTTGTTAAAGACACCAACATTTTTGAGGGTGCCACCATCAGCCTTGTGACCCCCAAGCAGGTGGCCAAGGCGGAAGCCATCAAGCTCATCGAAGCCTCCTTGCTGGCCAACGGCTACGCCGTTGTGGCAGACCCTGGCGGCAAGAGCGCCAAGATTCTGCCAGCGCGCAACCAGAGCGCCAATGCCGTGCAGTTCTCTCATGGCGTTCAGTTTTACACCAGCGCCCGGGAGATTCCGGACAATGAGAGCATCGTGTCTTATTTCATGAAGCTGGATTTTCTCGACCCCGAGGACGCCGCCACCATGTTCTCCGGACATGTGGGTCTGGGTGCCTACGGCCGAATCACTCCCGTCACCGCACCTCCTGGCCTGCTCATCACGGAGAGCGCCACGGTGGTGAAGCAGCTCATCGGCATCCGCGAGGCGATCGATCTTGGCGATACCGGCTCCGCCCTCGTCACCAAATTCATCCCCATTAAGTTTGCGGATGCGGCTGTCATCGCCCAGGTCATTCAGGCCACGCTGACCGCCCAGGCTCAGGAAAAAGAAACCAAGGGTGTCAAGACCATCCGCGGCACTGCTGCCAGCGATGGCCGCGACAAGAGCAGCGGCGACAACAAGCAGCCGTCCGCCCCTCCCGTACCGGGCAGCACCTCCTCCCAGAGCCAGAACTCGCAAAATCCCCAGCCCAGCACGCAGGTGGTGGCGGACACGCGCCTCAATCAGATCCTCGTCGTGGCCTCGCCGCTGGATTACACCTATGTGGCCAGCCTCATCGCTGAATTTGACAAACCTCTGGAAGCCACGGAGCCCTATGAACGCAAGCTCAAGTATGCCGCCGCCATTGATGTTCTCAGCTCGCTGGTGGACCGCCTGCAAGAAGTGAACGCAGGAACCATCCAGCTTCCGGGGGGCGGCACCATCCAGCAGCAGCGCCAGCAGGTGCTGGCCACCAACAGTGCCCAGCTGCTCGGCGGCAGAACCACTCAGGGCACCCGTGGCGGCGTCATCGGCAACACCGGTGCCTCAGCCGCTGGCTCTGATACAGCCAGCACTGCTGGTGGCACTACAGGCTCGACCACGACTACCAGCAGCACCGGCGGCTCGCGTGCAGACGTCGTCTCCGGCCCCACGGAAAACAACGCCCCTGTGTCCGTGCTTGTGGGCAAATCCCGTATCGTCGCAGATCCCATGTCCAACACCATCATCGTCATGGGCCGGCAGGAAGAGATCGCCAAAGTGGATGCGCTGCTCGACAAACTGGACCGCAAGCCCTCCCAGGTTTACCTGGCCACTGTCATTGGCGAGCTCACTCTCACGGATACGCTGCTCACAGGCGTGGATTATATTTCCTCCCTGACGAACAAGAACTTCACCGCCAGCAGCATCACCAACCGCACGGACATCCTAGGCGGAACCGGGGGGGCTGGGCGGGCCATCAATGACCTGCGAAACAACGCCATCACCTCGGCTTTTGGACCGGCTTCAGGTCTGAATTTGTACGGAGCCGCAGGCAGCGGTCTGGGCGTCTTCCTCAATGCACTGCAGACCAACAACAATTTCAAAGTCCTCTCCAGACCCTCCATCTTTGCCCTGAACAACAAGAAGGCCGTCATCTCTTCAGGCCGCAAAGTCCCCTACCCCGCCAGCACGGTGACCAATGCCGCCAACCTCAATGGCACCGTCACCTCCACCACCAGCTACCTGGACGTAGTGCTGAAGCTCGAAGTCGTGCCGCTGATCAACACTGACGGCGAGGTAACCCTGACCATTTCTCAGATCAATGACACACTGATTGGCACGCAGCTCATCCAGCCGAACCTTGTTCCTATCATCGGCACCGAGCAGCTCGTCACCTCCGTGACCATCCCGGACCGCAACACCATCGTGCTCGGCGGCCTCATCTCCGAGGAAAAAAACCTCGCTCAAAACGGCATTCCCGTGCTGGGCAAGATCCCCGGCCTTGGCAAGCTCTTCCGCACCGACAACAACAGCCTCACGCGCAAAGAGCTTATTGTTTTCATTCAGCCACAGGTCGTGAGCGACAATGGCAGTATTCGCGAGACCTCCCTGAGCGAAGACATCCGCACCACCTCCGGCTCACAGGCCGCACAGCGCTTCCCGCAGGTACCTGCTCCGCCTGTGGCAACGCCGGTCGAAGTGCCCAAGAAAAAGAAGAACTTCTTCCAGCGCATCTTCAGCCGCAACCAGGGCACCGATCCCAATCCCGAACCGTGA
- a CDS encoding enolase C-terminal domain-like protein has translation MHFELKTLQLIEPFRIAHGTSATRQVLRATNGTLVTEAPFVPYYGEDPAATLALLNQTVLPLNLPRTATLALNLLRHDIVGHQTSRPLSSYAESKLGAPVHPAPPGCRSFSIPEDLGAFAEKVAAIAAQFPVLKLKLGSGDLGLDIATVSVARMAAPDAQLLLDVNGGWDIAEAPLMVEKVSEYSPALIEQPIHHRHGVEVWEELRTQLPGNAPPIFADESIQNVGDVEALADFIDGINIKLLKCGSLDAAVAMISAAQKQNLQILLGCMIETSLGTTAAAHLAPWADWIDLDGHFYVANDDYTGITYDAKGRLIMPERPGIGAIPR, from the coding sequence TTGCACTTCGAGCTTAAAACCCTTCAGCTGATTGAGCCTTTTCGCATTGCGCACGGCACCTCCGCCACGCGCCAGGTGCTACGCGCCACCAACGGTACATTGGTGACGGAGGCTCCTTTTGTGCCCTATTATGGCGAAGATCCGGCCGCAACGCTTGCCTTGCTGAATCAGACCGTGCTACCTCTGAATCTGCCGCGCACGGCCACACTGGCCCTCAACCTTCTGCGTCATGACATCGTAGGCCACCAGACCAGCAGGCCGCTTTCATCATACGCTGAGTCAAAGCTGGGCGCGCCTGTGCATCCTGCGCCACCCGGCTGCCGCTCCTTCAGCATTCCTGAAGACCTCGGCGCCTTTGCGGAAAAGGTGGCGGCCATAGCCGCGCAGTTTCCTGTGCTGAAACTCAAGCTCGGTTCCGGCGATCTCGGGCTGGACATTGCCACCGTCTCCGTGGCACGCATGGCCGCACCTGACGCACAGCTGCTGCTGGATGTAAATGGCGGCTGGGACATCGCCGAAGCCCCGCTGATGGTGGAGAAAGTCTCTGAATACAGTCCGGCATTGATTGAGCAGCCCATCCATCATCGCCACGGCGTCGAGGTCTGGGAGGAACTGCGCACTCAGCTTCCTGGAAATGCGCCGCCCATCTTTGCCGATGAAAGCATCCAGAACGTGGGAGACGTGGAGGCGCTGGCTGACTTCATCGACGGCATCAATATCAAGCTGCTCAAGTGCGGCAGTCTTGATGCCGCCGTGGCCATGATCTCCGCAGCGCAGAAGCAGAACCTGCAGATCCTGCTGGGTTGCATGATCGAGACCAGCCTGGGCACCACCGCCGCCGCACACCTCGCACCTTGGGCCGACTGGATCGATCTGGACGGCCACTTCTACGTGGCCAATGACGACTACACCGGCATCACCTACGATGCCAAGGGCAGGCTCATCATGCCAGAGCGCCCCGGCATCGGTGCCATACCACGATGA
- a CDS encoding type II toxin-antitoxin system RelE/ParE family toxin, with translation MVVRIEEGAERDLLSGFWFYEDQEPGMGDYCLTKIREEILELAGCGGVHRKRHGFHFCPARRFPHGFYYQISGETVKVYAVLDCRRNPRWIRRRLKDRS, from the coding sequence ATGGTCGTCCGAATTGAGGAAGGAGCAGAACGTGATCTGTTGAGTGGCTTCTGGTTCTATGAGGATCAAGAGCCTGGGATGGGAGACTATTGCCTGACCAAAATCCGCGAAGAGATTTTGGAACTGGCCGGGTGCGGCGGTGTTCATCGCAAACGCCACGGCTTTCATTTCTGCCCTGCACGACGCTTCCCTCATGGCTTTTATTATCAAATCAGCGGCGAGACTGTGAAAGTATACGCCGTTCTCGACTGCCGTCGCAATCCACGCTGGATACGCCGTCGGCTCAAAGATCGCTCCTAA
- a CDS encoding type II secretion system F family protein — translation MPAFTYTALTATGQTVSGSITVGSRAEAFRKIEAQSLTPVKVTQEEKAGAAKTTKNVDEGPVTMKRAQLILFTEELADLLDGGLQIDQAFRVMQERQESGALRRVAATMRNELREGSSVAKALRKASPSFDDLYCNLAAAGEVSGSLPSILRRLANNLVVMADLQAKVTQAMIYPAFLIGACVVLMIVFMTFMVPQIMDLMGKNGQKLPAATQLLINFNHFMGEWWWVIGIIITAIVLTFRGYISSPAGRMWWDETKLNLPLFGPIMSMRFYAQFAHSLGNLIMNGVPLLNSIRLVSKISANVFIQSLLAKVTTLVSEGAPLSSTLRKVGSFPLLLADMIAVGEQTGQLGKSMEKCAARYDKELDKRIKRMTSMITPIILVIMAVMVGTVAYSIVAAIAQSVTGIRGGG, via the coding sequence ATGCCCGCTTTCACCTACACCGCACTCACCGCCACCGGACAGACAGTCTCGGGCTCGATCACGGTCGGCTCGCGCGCGGAGGCGTTTCGAAAGATCGAGGCGCAGTCGCTCACACCAGTGAAGGTCACTCAGGAGGAAAAAGCGGGAGCGGCGAAGACGACGAAGAATGTGGACGAAGGACCGGTAACGATGAAGCGCGCGCAGCTCATCCTTTTCACCGAAGAGCTGGCAGACCTGCTGGATGGCGGACTGCAAATCGACCAGGCCTTCCGCGTCATGCAGGAGCGGCAGGAATCCGGAGCGCTGCGCCGTGTGGCCGCCACCATGCGCAATGAATTGCGCGAGGGCTCCTCCGTAGCCAAGGCGCTGCGCAAGGCCTCCCCCAGCTTTGACGATCTCTACTGCAACCTGGCCGCCGCAGGCGAAGTCAGCGGCTCCCTGCCGAGCATCCTGCGCCGTCTGGCCAACAACCTCGTGGTTATGGCAGACCTGCAGGCCAAGGTGACTCAGGCCATGATCTACCCGGCTTTCCTCATCGGCGCGTGTGTGGTGCTCATGATTGTGTTCATGACCTTCATGGTACCGCAGATCATGGATCTCATGGGCAAGAACGGCCAGAAGCTCCCGGCCGCCACGCAGTTGCTCATCAATTTCAACCACTTCATGGGCGAGTGGTGGTGGGTCATAGGCATTATCATCACCGCCATCGTGCTGACCTTCCGCGGCTACATCTCCAGCCCAGCAGGCCGCATGTGGTGGGATGAGACGAAGCTGAACCTGCCGCTTTTCGGTCCCATCATGAGCATGCGTTTCTACGCACAGTTTGCCCACTCGCTGGGGAACCTCATCATGAACGGCGTACCGCTGCTCAACAGCATACGCCTGGTGTCCAAGATTTCCGCCAATGTCTTCATCCAGTCGCTCCTGGCCAAAGTCACCACCCTCGTCTCCGAAGGTGCTCCACTCTCCAGCACACTGCGCAAGGTGGGCAGCTTCCCCCTGCTGCTGGCAGACATGATCGCCGTGGGCGAACAGACCGGCCAGTTGGGCAAATCCATGGAAAAATGCGCCGCCCGCTACGACAAGGAGCTGGACAAGCGTATCAAACGCATGACCTCGATGATAACGCCCATCATTCTCGTCATCATGGCCGTCATGGTCGGCACCGTGGCCTACTCGATTGTCGCCGCCATCGCCCAGAGCGTCACCGGCATTCGTGGCGGCGGCTAG
- a CDS encoding type IV pilus modification PilV family protein yields the protein MKLKLQLHTHAALRGYILFELVLALTIFSISVLGLAKSLNQALETANLLRRDQIIRIGMRNFFEEVRNKPLAQMTTTKTDTTFGITFSSTTEALSLKTTNGGVLSDMYKLTIRATSSFDGVPQEDTLTVYVYKPSQS from the coding sequence ATGAAACTCAAGCTCCAGCTCCATACACACGCTGCTCTGCGAGGCTATATTCTCTTTGAGCTGGTGCTGGCGCTCACCATTTTCTCCATCTCCGTGCTGGGGCTGGCCAAGTCCCTGAATCAGGCGCTGGAGACGGCCAACCTGCTGCGGCGGGACCAGATCATCCGCATCGGCATGCGCAATTTTTTCGAAGAGGTTCGCAACAAGCCGCTGGCACAGATGACCACCACCAAGACGGACACGACCTTTGGCATCACCTTCAGCAGCACCACGGAGGCCCTGTCTCTCAAGACCACCAATGGCGGCGTCTTGAGCGACATGTACAAGCTCACCATCCGCGCCACCTCCTCATTCGATGGCGTGCCGCAGGAGGACACCCTGACCGTTTATGTTTACAAGCCCTCACAGTCCTAG